Proteins from a single region of Rhodovibrio salinarum DSM 9154:
- a CDS encoding YifB family Mg chelatase-like AAA ATPase: MTQTGQEAAGGPGIGTARGQVARVGTVAFQGIEVVDVDVQVTTGGGLPSFQVVGLADKAVAESRERVRSALGALGLALPPKRITVNLAPADLQKEGSHFDLPIALALLIALGVLPGEELAGYAALGELSLDGRLAPVAGVLPAAIHALARDRGLICPAAQGGEAAWADGLEVLAPDSLLALINHFKGSQLLPAPVPRIAEADAAAPDLRDIKGQESAKRALEVAAAGGHNLLMVGPPGAGKSMLAARLPGLLPPLDASEALEVSMIHSVAGALDEGKLLRRRPYRDPHHSASLPALTGGGLRARPGEVSLAHLGVLFLDELPEFSRQTLEALRQPLETGRVSIARANAHVTYPARVQLVAAMNPCRCGYLDDAGLACARAPKCAVDYQARISGPLFDRIDLHVEVPSVSAGDLTLPPPAEGSVEVAARVAAARAVQVSRYASETGAQKIRSNAEADGTLLERVAAPDEAGRTLLGQAVERIRLTARGYHRVLRVARTLADLEGHAQVRRIHVAEALSYRRAAPGRR, encoded by the coding sequence GTGACGCAGACGGGGCAGGAAGCAGCCGGCGGGCCGGGGATCGGCACCGCGCGCGGGCAGGTCGCGCGGGTGGGCACGGTCGCGTTCCAGGGCATCGAGGTGGTCGACGTCGACGTCCAGGTGACCACCGGCGGCGGCTTGCCCAGCTTCCAGGTCGTCGGCTTGGCCGACAAGGCGGTAGCGGAAAGCCGGGAGCGGGTGCGTTCGGCGCTCGGCGCACTCGGTCTCGCGCTTCCGCCCAAGCGGATCACGGTCAATCTCGCCCCGGCCGACCTGCAGAAGGAAGGCAGCCATTTCGACCTGCCGATCGCGCTGGCGCTGCTGATCGCGCTCGGCGTGCTGCCGGGGGAGGAATTGGCCGGCTACGCCGCGCTGGGCGAGCTCAGCCTGGACGGCCGGCTGGCGCCGGTGGCGGGGGTGCTGCCGGCGGCGATCCACGCCCTCGCCCGCGACCGCGGGCTGATCTGCCCGGCCGCGCAGGGTGGGGAGGCCGCGTGGGCGGATGGGCTGGAGGTGTTGGCGCCGGATTCCCTGCTTGCGCTGATCAACCACTTCAAGGGCAGCCAGCTGCTGCCGGCGCCCGTGCCGCGGATCGCGGAGGCGGATGCCGCCGCGCCCGACCTGCGCGACATCAAGGGGCAGGAGAGCGCCAAGCGCGCGCTCGAGGTCGCGGCGGCTGGCGGGCACAATCTGCTGATGGTCGGGCCGCCGGGGGCCGGAAAGTCGATGCTGGCCGCCCGCCTGCCGGGCCTGTTGCCGCCGCTCGACGCTTCCGAGGCGCTGGAGGTGTCGATGATCCACTCGGTCGCGGGCGCGCTCGACGAGGGCAAGCTGCTGCGCCGGCGGCCCTACCGCGACCCGCACCATTCGGCCTCGCTGCCCGCGCTGACCGGTGGCGGCCTGCGTGCCCGCCCAGGGGAGGTGTCGCTCGCCCACCTCGGTGTGCTGTTCCTGGACGAGCTGCCGGAGTTCAGCCGGCAGACGCTGGAAGCGCTACGGCAGCCGCTGGAGACCGGTCGGGTGTCGATCGCTCGGGCCAACGCGCACGTTACCTACCCGGCCCGCGTGCAGCTGGTGGCGGCGATGAACCCGTGCCGCTGCGGCTACCTGGACGATGCCGGCTTGGCCTGCGCGCGGGCGCCGAAGTGCGCGGTCGATTACCAGGCCCGCATTTCCGGTCCGCTGTTCGACCGGATCGACCTGCACGTCGAGGTGCCGTCGGTGAGCGCGGGCGACCTGACCCTGCCACCGCCCGCCGAGGGCAGTGTGGAGGTCGCCGCCCGCGTGGCGGCCGCCCGCGCCGTGCAGGTCAGTCGTTACGCAAGTGAAACAGGCGCTCAGAAGATCCGCTCGAACGCGGAGGCCGACGGCACCCTCTTGGAACGGGTCGCCGCGCCGGACGAGGCCGGCCGCACCCTGCTGGGCCAGGCGGTCGAGCGCATCCGCCTGACCGCGCGGGGCTACCACCGCGTGCTGCGCGTCGCCCGCACGCTGGCCGACCTCGAGGGGCACGCGCAAGTACGCCGCATCCACGTCGCCGAGGCGCTCTCCTACCGCCGCGCGGCGCCGGGGAGACGAT
- a CDS encoding LolA family protein, protein MRRSPTALTAVFLAATLATTVGLSAPAAMANNPDAPDRTQQAAATSGLQGEDQQTIDRIEAYLTGIETLHGRFVQAASSGGQATGEVWLKRPGKLRFEYDAPANILIVSNGNMLLYFDRELEQTSYVPLSETPLAFLVKDEVDLQNSEDYHVAGLERGEDEIAVWVAQEGVEAGQPGSLRLVLDADPLALKRWRVVDQQGTVTRVSLNDVRTDIALDDDLFDFGEIEGRPVFNNDRRGR, encoded by the coding sequence ATGCGCCGCAGCCCCACCGCCCTGACCGCCGTCTTCCTGGCCGCCACCCTCGCGACGACCGTGGGCCTGAGCGCGCCCGCCGCGATGGCTAACAACCCCGACGCCCCGGATAGAACGCAGCAGGCGGCCGCGACCAGCGGACTGCAGGGGGAAGATCAGCAGACGATCGACCGGATCGAGGCCTATCTGACCGGGATCGAAACGCTGCACGGCCGGTTCGTCCAGGCCGCCTCCAGCGGCGGGCAGGCAACCGGGGAGGTCTGGCTGAAGCGCCCCGGCAAGCTGCGCTTCGAATACGACGCGCCGGCCAATATTCTGATCGTGTCCAACGGCAACATGCTGCTCTACTTCGACCGCGAGCTGGAGCAGACCAGCTACGTCCCGCTGTCAGAAACGCCGCTCGCCTTCCTGGTCAAGGACGAGGTCGACCTGCAGAACAGCGAGGATTACCACGTTGCCGGCCTGGAACGCGGCGAGGACGAGATCGCCGTCTGGGTCGCGCAGGAAGGCGTCGAGGCCGGCCAGCCGGGCTCCCTGCGCCTGGTGCTGGACGCCGATCCGCTCGCGCTCAAACGCTGGCGGGTGGTGGATCAGCAGGGCACGGTCACCCGCGTCTCGCTGAACGATGTGCGCACCGACATCGCGCTCGACGACGACCTGTTCGACTTCGGCGAGATCGAGGGCCGGCCGGTCTTTAACAACGACCGTCGAGGCCGGTAG
- a CDS encoding ABC transporter permease, whose protein sequence is MSRTTGNGNGGRPGQRLGGAARGEIPHQVDDAPFQPAEETPMTPAQERLYRASQWRMMWWKLKRHKLAVASGILLLLLYASTLISEVIAPYDLHSRFTDHIYAPPQSVHLFHEGAFVGPFVYGYDYKLNMENLQRVYTPDTSDVQPLRFFCSGDSYRFWGLVETDVHLVCPAKGGTLFLLGTDRLGRDMFSRIIYGARISLTIGLVGIAISFLLGIGIGGAAGYYGGWVDVGAQRGIEIIRAFPEIPLWLALSAALPVTWSPLWVYFGITVILGLLDWPGLARAVRAKLLSLREEDFATAAQLMGARPPRIIFRHLLPSFASHLIASATLSIPTMILGETALSFLGLGLRPPITSWGVLLSEAQNINVVALYPWLMLPVVPVIVVVLAFNFLGDGLRDAADPYG, encoded by the coding sequence ATGAGCCGCACGACCGGCAACGGTAACGGCGGCCGGCCGGGTCAGCGCCTGGGTGGCGCGGCGCGTGGAGAGATCCCGCACCAGGTCGACGACGCGCCCTTCCAGCCGGCCGAGGAAACGCCGATGACGCCGGCGCAGGAGCGGCTCTACCGCGCCTCGCAATGGCGGATGATGTGGTGGAAGCTGAAGCGTCACAAGCTGGCGGTCGCCTCCGGCATCCTGCTGCTGCTGCTCTATGCCTCCACCCTGATCTCGGAAGTCATTGCCCCCTACGACCTGCACAGCCGCTTTACCGACCACATCTATGCCCCGCCGCAGAGCGTCCATCTGTTCCACGAGGGCGCGTTCGTCGGGCCGTTCGTCTACGGCTACGACTACAAGCTGAACATGGAGAACCTGCAGCGGGTCTACACGCCCGACACCAGCGACGTGCAGCCGCTGCGCTTCTTCTGCTCCGGCGATTCCTACCGCTTCTGGGGATTGGTCGAGACCGACGTCCACCTGGTCTGTCCGGCCAAGGGCGGGACGCTGTTTCTGCTCGGCACCGACCGGCTGGGCCGGGACATGTTCTCGCGCATCATCTATGGCGCACGGATCTCGCTCACGATCGGCCTGGTCGGGATCGCGATCTCCTTCCTGCTGGGGATCGGGATCGGTGGGGCAGCCGGCTACTACGGCGGCTGGGTCGACGTCGGCGCACAGCGTGGGATCGAGATTATCCGCGCGTTCCCGGAAATCCCGTTGTGGCTCGCCCTTTCGGCGGCCCTGCCGGTAACCTGGAGTCCGCTCTGGGTTTACTTCGGGATCACGGTGATTCTGGGCCTGCTGGACTGGCCCGGTCTAGCGCGCGCGGTGCGCGCCAAGCTGCTCAGCCTGCGCGAGGAGGACTTCGCCACCGCCGCCCAGCTGATGGGCGCGCGCCCGCCCCGGATCATCTTCCGCCACCTGCTGCCCAGCTTCGCCAGCCACCTGATTGCGTCCGCCACCCTGTCGATCCCGACCATGATCCTGGGCGAAACGGCGCTGTCGTTCCTCGGCCTCGGCCTGCGCCCGCCGATCACCAGTTGGGGGGTCCTGCTGAGCGAGGCGCAGAACATCAACGTGGTGGCGCTCTATCCCTGGCTGATGCTGCCGGTGGTGCCGGTGATCGTGGTGGTGCTGGCGTTCAATTTCCTGGGCGATGGCCTGCGCGATGCCGCCGATCCGTACGGGTAG
- a CDS encoding ABC transporter permease: MFAYTVRRLITMVPTLIAISVIIFVIIQLPPGDYLTTYVAELAAQGEGVNDARIAFLREKYGLDEPLWQQYLMWAGGLLQGDLGYSFEYQLPVSQLIGDRLLLTFVISVVTILFTYAVAFPIGIYTAVRQYSIGDYTLSFIGFLGLATPNFLLALLLLYAANIWFGTSIGGLMDPQYIGQPWSWAKVGSVLAHLWVPVVVIGTSGTAAMIRRLRANLLDELQKQYVVTGRAKGLSPGKLLLKYPLRLAINPFIADIGNLLPQVVSGAAIVSVVLDLPTTGQMLIGALKSQDMYLAGSFLMFLAFLTVIGMLLSDLALAALDPRIRLEGKAAR, encoded by the coding sequence ATGTTCGCCTATACCGTCCGCCGCCTGATCACCATGGTGCCCACGCTGATCGCGATCAGCGTGATCATCTTCGTCATCATCCAGCTGCCGCCGGGCGACTACCTGACGACCTACGTCGCCGAGCTGGCTGCCCAAGGCGAGGGCGTGAACGACGCGCGGATCGCCTTCCTGCGCGAGAAGTACGGTTTGGACGAGCCCTTGTGGCAGCAGTACCTGATGTGGGCCGGGGGGCTGCTGCAGGGCGACCTCGGCTACAGCTTCGAGTACCAGCTGCCGGTCTCGCAACTGATTGGCGACCGGCTGCTGCTGACTTTCGTGATCTCGGTGGTGACGATCCTGTTCACCTACGCGGTCGCTTTCCCGATCGGCATCTACACCGCCGTGCGGCAGTACTCGATCGGCGACTACACGCTGAGCTTCATCGGATTCCTGGGCCTGGCGACACCGAACTTCCTGCTGGCACTGCTGCTGCTCTACGCCGCCAACATCTGGTTCGGCACCTCGATCGGCGGGCTGATGGACCCGCAATACATCGGCCAACCCTGGTCCTGGGCCAAGGTCGGCTCGGTGCTGGCACACCTCTGGGTGCCGGTGGTGGTGATCGGCACCAGCGGCACTGCCGCGATGATCCGCCGGCTGCGCGCCAACCTGCTGGATGAGTTGCAGAAGCAGTACGTCGTGACCGGCCGGGCCAAGGGCCTGTCGCCGGGCAAGCTGTTGCTGAAATATCCGCTGCGGCTGGCGATCAACCCGTTCATCGCGGACATCGGCAACCTGCTGCCGCAGGTCGTCTCGGGCGCGGCGATCGTCTCTGTCGTGCTCGACCTGCCGACCACCGGGCAGATGCTGATCGGCGCCCTGAAGAGTCAGGATATGTACCTGGCCGGCTCGTTCCTGATGTTCCTGGCGTTCCTGACGGTGATCGGGATGTTGCTGAGCGATCTGGCGCTGGCCGCGCTCGACCCGCGGATCCGGCTGGAAGGGAAGGCCGCGCGATGA
- a CDS encoding ABC transporter substrate-binding protein: MTSPRFSRRQLLLGGAAALAALRLMPGLPVRAGANGEEPPILRQRVAAGELPAMAARVPATPKVETLALPWQSPGRYGGDLRLLMGKQGDLSQITVYGYGRLVGYSPDLELQPDIAQAVEVEAERIFTIRLRRGHRWSDGHPFTSEDFRYWWEDVANHPELFPAGPPQKLRVDGELPQVSFPDDRTVVYAWSKPNPTFLHDLAGALPLYLYRPSHYMKQFHADYAPKHKLQARVAKYNQRDWGDLHTHLDNLYDHDNPDLPTLQPWVNTTRPPSQRFIFTRNPFYHRVDPQGRQLPYIDRLVVKIAAPGIIPAKTGAGESDLQARYLRFDNYTFLQAAEDRFPLEVRLWKPAYGSKHALYPNLNANDDVWRALIRDVRFRRALSLAIHRHELNQVIYYGLALEGNNTILPRSPLYKAYYRDVWADFSIARANRLLDAIGLTDRDDRGYRLLPDGRRCEIVIESAGDSTEESDLLQLITDSWKKVGIGLHTNATQRSVFRRRTFAGSSVMGIWKGLENGVPTADMSPSELAPVDQYSYQWSKWGQYYQTGGRSGEPVDMAAPKRLLELYEEWYVTRESDRRRAIWHEMLRINAEQQYTLGLVADVPQPVVVHTRLRGVPQEGLYNWDPGSFFGIYRPDTFWWAEDHAAADAGDENAYARTRTQPG, translated from the coding sequence GTGACCTCGCCGCGCTTCTCCCGACGGCAGTTGTTGCTCGGCGGCGCGGCGGCGCTGGCGGCGTTGCGGCTGATGCCCGGCCTGCCGGTGCGTGCGGGAGCCAATGGCGAGGAGCCGCCGATCCTGCGCCAGCGCGTCGCCGCCGGGGAGCTGCCTGCGATGGCTGCGCGCGTGCCCGCAACGCCCAAGGTGGAGACGCTGGCGTTGCCCTGGCAATCGCCCGGCCGGTACGGCGGCGACCTGCGGCTGTTGATGGGCAAGCAGGGCGACCTCAGCCAGATTACGGTTTACGGCTATGGCCGGCTGGTCGGCTACAGCCCCGACCTGGAGCTGCAGCCCGACATCGCCCAGGCGGTCGAGGTCGAAGCGGAGCGGATCTTCACCATCCGCCTGCGCCGGGGGCATCGCTGGTCGGATGGCCACCCCTTCACCAGCGAGGATTTCCGCTATTGGTGGGAAGACGTGGCCAACCACCCGGAACTGTTCCCCGCCGGGCCGCCGCAGAAGCTGCGGGTCGACGGCGAACTGCCGCAGGTCAGTTTTCCTGACGACCGCACGGTCGTCTACGCCTGGTCGAAGCCGAACCCGACCTTCCTGCACGACCTGGCGGGCGCGCTGCCGCTCTATCTGTATCGTCCCAGCCATTACATGAAGCAGTTCCACGCCGACTACGCGCCCAAGCACAAGCTCCAGGCGCGGGTCGCCAAGTACAATCAGCGCGACTGGGGAGATCTGCACACCCATCTGGACAACCTGTACGACCACGACAACCCGGACCTGCCCACCCTGCAGCCGTGGGTGAACACCACCCGGCCGCCGTCCCAGCGCTTCATCTTTACGCGCAATCCCTTCTACCACCGTGTCGACCCGCAGGGCCGGCAGCTGCCCTACATCGACCGGCTGGTGGTCAAGATCGCCGCGCCCGGGATCATCCCCGCCAAGACCGGGGCGGGGGAGAGCGATCTGCAGGCGCGCTACCTGCGCTTCGACAACTACACCTTCCTGCAGGCGGCCGAGGATCGCTTCCCGCTGGAGGTACGCTTGTGGAAGCCGGCCTACGGCTCCAAGCACGCGCTCTACCCCAACCTGAACGCGAACGACGACGTCTGGCGGGCGTTGATTCGCGACGTGCGGTTTCGTCGGGCGCTCTCGCTGGCGATCCATCGCCATGAACTGAACCAGGTGATCTATTACGGCCTGGCGCTGGAGGGGAACAACACGATCCTGCCGCGCAGCCCGCTCTACAAGGCATACTACCGGGATGTCTGGGCGGATTTTTCGATCGCGCGCGCCAACCGGCTGCTGGACGCGATCGGGCTGACCGACCGCGACGACCGTGGCTATCGGCTGCTGCCCGATGGACGGCGCTGCGAGATCGTGATCGAAAGCGCCGGCGACAGCACCGAAGAAAGCGACCTGCTGCAGCTGATCACGGACAGCTGGAAGAAGGTGGGAATCGGCCTGCACACCAATGCGACGCAGCGATCCGTCTTTCGCCGGCGGACCTTCGCCGGCTCCAGTGTGATGGGTATTTGGAAGGGGCTAGAGAACGGCGTCCCGACGGCGGATATGAGCCCGAGCGAACTCGCGCCGGTCGATCAGTACAGCTACCAGTGGTCGAAGTGGGGGCAGTATTACCAGACCGGGGGGCGTTCCGGCGAACCGGTCGACATGGCGGCACCCAAGCGCCTGCTGGAGCTTTACGAAGAGTGGTACGTCACCCGCGAGTCCGACCGTCGCCGGGCGATCTGGCACGAGATGCTGCGGATCAACGCCGAGCAGCAGTACACCCTCGGCTTGGTTGCCGACGTGCCGCAGCCGGTCGTGGTGCACACCCGCTTGCGCGGCGTTCCGCAGGAGGGGCTGTACAACTGGGATCCTGGTTCCTTTTTCGGCATCTATCGCCCGGACACCTTTTGGTGGGCCGAAGATCACGCGGCGGCTGACGCCGGGGACGAGAACGCGTACGCCCGTACGCGTACGCAACCGGGGTAA